A genomic region of Nocardioides plantarum contains the following coding sequences:
- a CDS encoding DUF3488 and transglutaminase-like domain-containing protein has product MSAQGERTRAGVGVGVGVDVVMALLTSGVVLLGWRSTYAGSGWWVAGLVAVVLAVSVAVIVRDLGGGGELVGLALVVGYVVVAGPLSRGTLALEGWDTFTDGLVGTGEIWQLLLTTHPPVDATGPALLPPIITALVGAGFSTSLALGSRRPVAPLLPFAAALAVVLLVGQRETASLLGLGAGTGVLSLVWVRVRALRLEDERLGPDPGRWRRSVVGALVVAVCAGVAFRVVGDGVGSGGADPDRFTLREQARPYAVSALRTPLTDFRELVRSNRRLLVVDGAPAGTRLRFAALDRYDGRTWSADNDTDPARTDDRFLHVSSTTDNPARGPERTVTVQVTKDWDRAWVPTVGAVDSFTVEEPDPGLRDDLRYDPATQTALLPDGLGRDVRYSFTTHDTELSATPRMTESPLLDDDLYRAGARVDKVITYWKREKTALTPMDAVFKVAAGIRSVGRYSHGAEPWERRYRAGHDMNRLAEGFLLDSPPVGDEEQYAAAMAVLANRMRVPARVVVGAVLPESGVVRGSDVTAWVELRADDGTWRTLDTDVFMSRRPPDRIGSGVAPDPTYDPLSEQPKPPPRTDPKDADDQASDSGSTQRSRPWWLLAVPLVLVLAGGVPGAKWLRRRRRRRAAGVSARYAGAWDELVDHARDLGFDVPAAARPTQAAALDGTVALALEADRRIYSADELDPHAADAYWSLVETEVRRLDAQTSRSRRVRALFSARSLRS; this is encoded by the coding sequence GTGAGCGCCCAGGGAGAGCGGACCCGAGCCGGCGTCGGGGTCGGGGTCGGGGTCGACGTGGTCATGGCCCTGCTCACCAGCGGCGTCGTGCTGCTCGGCTGGCGGTCGACGTACGCCGGGTCCGGGTGGTGGGTCGCCGGCCTGGTCGCCGTGGTCCTGGCGGTGTCGGTGGCCGTGATCGTCCGTGACCTCGGTGGCGGCGGTGAGCTCGTCGGGCTGGCGCTGGTGGTCGGCTACGTCGTCGTCGCCGGACCGTTGTCGCGCGGCACCCTCGCCCTCGAGGGCTGGGACACCTTCACCGACGGGCTCGTCGGGACCGGCGAGATCTGGCAGCTGCTGCTCACCACGCACCCGCCGGTCGACGCCACCGGCCCGGCCCTGCTGCCCCCCATCATCACGGCGCTGGTCGGTGCCGGCTTCTCCACCTCGCTCGCGCTCGGCTCGCGCCGCCCGGTGGCCCCGCTGCTCCCGTTCGCCGCGGCCCTGGCCGTCGTCCTCCTCGTCGGTCAGCGCGAGACCGCGTCGCTGCTCGGGCTCGGGGCCGGGACCGGTGTGCTGTCCCTGGTCTGGGTCCGGGTCCGCGCGCTGCGGCTCGAGGACGAGCGGCTGGGACCCGACCCGGGCCGGTGGCGTCGCTCGGTCGTCGGCGCACTGGTCGTGGCCGTCTGCGCCGGGGTCGCGTTCCGTGTGGTCGGTGACGGCGTCGGGAGCGGTGGCGCCGACCCGGACCGGTTCACGCTGCGCGAGCAGGCCCGGCCCTATGCCGTCTCGGCGCTGCGCACGCCGTTGACCGACTTCCGCGAGCTGGTCCGCAGCAACCGGCGGCTGCTGGTCGTCGACGGTGCGCCGGCCGGGACCCGGCTCCGGTTCGCCGCGCTCGACCGCTACGACGGCCGGACCTGGTCGGCCGACAACGACACCGACCCGGCCCGCACCGACGACCGGTTCCTGCACGTGTCGTCGACGACCGACAACCCGGCCCGCGGCCCCGAGCGGACGGTCACCGTCCAGGTGACCAAGGACTGGGACCGGGCCTGGGTGCCGACCGTCGGCGCCGTCGACTCCTTCACCGTCGAGGAACCCGATCCCGGCCTGCGTGACGACCTGCGCTACGACCCGGCCACCCAGACGGCGCTATTGCCCGACGGCCTGGGGCGCGACGTGCGCTACTCCTTCACCACCCACGACACCGAGCTGAGCGCGACGCCCCGGATGACCGAGTCGCCGCTCCTCGACGACGACCTCTACCGCGCCGGCGCCCGCGTCGACAAGGTCATCACCTACTGGAAGCGGGAGAAGACGGCCCTGACGCCGATGGACGCCGTGTTCAAGGTGGCGGCCGGCATCCGCTCGGTGGGGCGCTACAGCCACGGCGCCGAGCCGTGGGAGCGGAGGTACCGCGCCGGTCACGACATGAACCGGCTGGCCGAGGGCTTCCTGCTCGACTCGCCGCCGGTGGGCGACGAGGAGCAGTACGCCGCGGCGATGGCGGTCCTGGCCAACCGGATGCGGGTGCCCGCCCGCGTCGTGGTCGGGGCGGTCCTGCCCGAGAGCGGCGTGGTGCGCGGCTCCGACGTGACCGCGTGGGTGGAGCTGCGGGCCGACGACGGCACCTGGCGCACGCTCGACACCGACGTGTTCATGTCGCGACGTCCACCCGACCGGATCGGGTCGGGCGTCGCGCCCGACCCGACGTACGACCCGCTGTCGGAGCAGCCGAAGCCGCCGCCCCGGACCGACCCGAAGGACGCCGACGACCAGGCGAGCGACTCCGGGTCCACGCAGCGCAGCCGCCCCTGGTGGCTCCTCGCAGTCCCGCTCGTGCTCGTGCTGGCGGGGGGCGTCCCCGGCGCCAAGTGGCTGCGCCGCCGCCGACGCCGGCGCGCGGCGGGGGTGAGCGCGCGGTACGCCGGCGCCTGGGACGAGCTCGTCGACCACGCCCGCGACCTCGGGTTCGACGTCCCGGCCGCGGCCCGCCCGACCCAGGCCGCGGCGCTCGACGGGACGGTGGCCCTGGCGCTCGAGGCCGATCGGCGGATCTACTCCGCCGACGAGCTGGACCCGCACGCGGCGGACGCCTACTGGAGCCTGGTCGAGACCGAGGTCCGCCGCCTCGACGCGCAGACGTCGCGTTCACGCCGGGTACGGGCCCTGTTCAGCGCACGTTCGCTCCGCTCCTGA
- a CDS encoding class I adenylate-forming enzyme family protein: protein MRPLPLREGDRVALLVPPTTAYLDAVLSLLARGIVPIPLDPRLTGPERDRILTPLDPTVVVTDAAGLAAVTTPDRGVPRARPMHCTSGTTGTPKGVWSGLLPPAQAEALVAEERDLWGFRADDVNLVLSPLYHSAPLRFAMGTVLAGGRVVLPGTFDPARVTEAIGRERPTTMFCVPTHLQRLFAHWDEVGVPDLSCFRLVAHAGAPCPVDVKRRLLAEFPAGSTWEFYGSTEGQFTACRSEEWLERPGTVGRARPGRTLSTDADGTIWCVVPPHARFTYFREPGLTADAWRGTGEDRAFTVGDLGRLDGDGYLYLDGRREDLVISGGVNVYPLEVELVLAEHPGVTDVAVYGVEDPDWGQRVCAAVVGSATTADLTAYARERLAPPKRPKTWVFLDELPRTLTGKVLRDRLP, encoded by the coding sequence GTGAGGCCCTTGCCCCTGCGCGAGGGCGACCGGGTGGCGCTCCTGGTGCCGCCGACCACGGCCTACCTCGACGCGGTGCTGTCGTTGCTCGCGCGCGGGATCGTGCCCATCCCGCTCGACCCGAGACTCACCGGGCCCGAGCGCGATCGCATCCTCACCCCGCTCGACCCGACGGTCGTGGTCACCGACGCCGCCGGTCTGGCCGCCGTCACCACGCCCGACCGGGGCGTCCCGCGCGCCCGACCGATGCACTGCACGAGCGGCACCACGGGCACGCCGAAGGGCGTGTGGAGCGGGCTGCTCCCACCCGCGCAGGCCGAGGCACTGGTGGCCGAGGAGCGCGACCTGTGGGGCTTTCGCGCCGACGACGTCAACCTCGTGCTGAGTCCGCTCTACCACTCGGCGCCGCTGCGGTTCGCGATGGGAACGGTGCTCGCCGGTGGCCGCGTCGTGCTCCCCGGCACCTTCGACCCGGCCCGGGTCACCGAGGCCATCGGCCGCGAGCGGCCGACCACCATGTTCTGCGTGCCGACCCACCTGCAGCGGCTCTTCGCCCACTGGGACGAGGTCGGAGTGCCGGACCTGTCGTGCTTCCGGCTGGTGGCGCACGCCGGCGCGCCGTGTCCCGTCGACGTCAAGCGGCGACTCCTCGCCGAGTTCCCCGCCGGCTCGACGTGGGAGTTCTACGGCTCGACCGAGGGCCAGTTCACGGCCTGCCGCAGTGAGGAGTGGCTGGAGCGGCCCGGCACCGTGGGCCGCGCCCGCCCGGGGCGCACCCTGTCGACGGACGCCGACGGCACGATCTGGTGCGTGGTGCCGCCCCACGCACGGTTCACCTACTTCCGAGAGCCGGGGCTGACCGCCGACGCCTGGCGCGGCACGGGCGAGGACCGCGCGTTCACGGTGGGCGACCTGGGCCGCCTCGACGGCGACGGCTACCTCTACCTGGACGGGCGGCGCGAGGACCTCGTGATCAGCGGGGGCGTCAACGTCTATCCCCTGGAGGTCGAGCTGGTGCTCGCCGAGCACCCCGGGGTCACCGACGTCGCGGTCTACGGCGTCGAGGACCCCGACTGGGGCCAGCGGGTGTGCGCCGCGGTGGTCGGCTCGGCCACCACGGCCGACCTGACGGCGTACGCGCGGGAGCGGCTGGCCCCGCCCAAGCGGCCCAAGACCTGGGTGTTCCTCGACGAGCTGCCCCGGACGCTGACTGGGAAAGTGTTGCGCGACCGGCTGCCGTAG
- a CDS encoding AAA family ATPase gives MTLSSDRAAQFERVFTDVVDTMGRALLGKDRVVRLAVTCLLAEGHLLLEDLPGTGKTMLARALANSVEGTHARIQFTPDLLPTDVTGVTVYDQQRGTFEFHQGPIFHDIVLADEINRASPKTQSALLEVMEEGHVTVDGTTHDVPLPFMVIATQNPIEQAGTYQLPEAQLDRFLMKTSVGHPNAEATEQLLMDAGVRDRAALVTPVLTGRDVTTMAAQAAEVHVDRSIVRYVRELAEQSREAEHVKLGLSARGCLALVRVAKVWAAAAGRTAVVPQDVHDLAHPVLCHRLLLDSRAHYGGVRVDDVIDRLLRDVPPPRDRA, from the coding sequence GTGACGCTCAGCTCCGACCGCGCCGCGCAGTTCGAGCGCGTCTTCACCGACGTCGTCGATACCATGGGGCGCGCGCTCCTCGGCAAGGACCGGGTCGTCCGCCTGGCCGTCACCTGCCTGCTCGCCGAGGGCCACCTCCTGCTTGAGGACCTCCCCGGGACCGGCAAGACCATGCTGGCGCGGGCGTTGGCCAACTCCGTCGAGGGCACGCACGCGCGGATCCAGTTCACCCCGGACCTGCTGCCCACCGACGTCACCGGTGTCACCGTCTACGACCAGCAGCGGGGGACCTTCGAGTTCCACCAGGGCCCGATCTTCCACGACATCGTGCTGGCCGACGAGATCAACCGGGCCTCGCCCAAGACGCAGTCGGCGCTGCTCGAGGTCATGGAGGAGGGGCACGTCACCGTCGACGGGACCACCCACGACGTGCCGCTGCCGTTCATGGTCATCGCGACCCAGAACCCCATCGAGCAGGCCGGTACCTACCAGCTGCCGGAGGCCCAGCTCGACCGGTTCCTGATGAAGACCTCCGTGGGGCACCCCAACGCCGAGGCGACCGAGCAGCTCCTGATGGACGCCGGGGTCCGCGACCGCGCCGCCCTGGTCACCCCCGTGCTGACCGGCCGGGACGTCACGACGATGGCGGCGCAGGCCGCCGAGGTCCACGTCGACCGGTCGATCGTGCGTTACGTCCGGGAGCTGGCCGAGCAGTCGCGGGAGGCCGAGCACGTCAAGCTCGGGCTCTCGGCCCGTGGCTGCCTGGCCCTGGTCCGGGTCGCCAAGGTGTGGGCCGCCGCCGCCGGCCGGACCGCCGTCGTGCCGCAGGACGTCCACGACCTGGCCCACCCGGTGCTCTGCCACCGGCTGCTCCTCGACTCCCGCGCCCACTACGGCGGCGTCCGGGTCGACGACGTCATCGACCGACTCCTGCGCGACGTCCCACCGCCTCGCGACCGTGCGTGA
- a CDS encoding GlxA family transcriptional regulator, whose translation MHKVAVVVQDGAEPFGLGSLVEVWGEPYHPEDDNPVFDFQVCTPTPGRVRGRSDYDLFVERGLDTADDADLVCFAPRYDFLDFDPRVLDVARAAYERGAVVYAHCSAAFLLGEAGLLDGRECTTHWRYTDRMAARYPKAVVRPDVLYCHDDNVLTGAGSAAGIDASLHLLRQTFGARVAATTARRIVVPPHRDGGQAQFIARQVVDYQAETLGAVLTWAAEHLADNLDVESLARKAHMSPRTFARRFRDETGTTPHSWVTAQRLQLAEEMLERTDNSVDQIAAEVGFGNAATLRHHFTRVRGVSPQVYRRQFAC comes from the coding sequence ATGCACAAGGTCGCCGTCGTGGTCCAGGACGGGGCCGAGCCGTTCGGGCTCGGCTCGCTCGTCGAGGTGTGGGGCGAGCCCTACCACCCCGAGGACGACAACCCGGTCTTCGACTTCCAGGTCTGCACGCCTACCCCCGGCCGGGTGCGCGGGCGCTCCGACTACGACCTGTTCGTCGAGCGGGGGCTCGACACGGCCGACGATGCCGACCTGGTCTGCTTCGCGCCGCGCTACGACTTCCTCGACTTCGACCCCCGGGTGCTCGACGTGGCCCGGGCCGCCTACGAGCGGGGCGCCGTGGTCTACGCCCACTGCAGCGCCGCGTTCCTGCTCGGCGAGGCCGGACTCCTCGACGGGCGCGAGTGCACCACCCACTGGCGCTACACCGACCGGATGGCCGCGCGCTACCCGAAGGCGGTGGTGCGTCCCGACGTCCTCTACTGCCACGACGACAACGTGCTGACCGGGGCCGGGTCGGCCGCCGGCATCGACGCCTCGCTCCACCTGCTGCGCCAGACCTTCGGCGCCCGGGTGGCCGCGACCACCGCGCGCCGCATCGTGGTCCCGCCCCACCGTGACGGCGGCCAGGCCCAGTTCATCGCCCGCCAGGTCGTCGACTACCAGGCCGAGACCCTCGGCGCCGTCCTCACCTGGGCCGCCGAGCACCTCGCCGACAACCTCGACGTCGAGAGCCTGGCCCGCAAGGCCCACATGTCGCCGCGCACCTTCGCGCGCCGCTTCCGCGACGAGACCGGCACCACCCCGCACTCGTGGGTGACGGCCCAGCGGCTCCAGCTGGCCGAGGAGATGCTCGAGCGCACCGACAACTCGGTCGACCAGATCGCGGCCGAGGTCGGGTTCGGCAACGCCGCCACCCTGCGCCACCACTTCACCCGGGTGCGCGGGGTCAGCCCCCAGGTCTACCGCCGCCAGTTCGCCTGCTGA
- the rpsA gene encoding 30S ribosomal protein S1 yields MTTFASLHDYDAPQVAINDIGSEADFLAAIDLTIKYFNDGDIVEGTIVKVDRDEVLLDIGYKTEGVIPSRELSIKHDVDPSEVVSVGDLVEALVLQKEDKEGRLILSKKRAQYERAWGTIEQVKEEDGVVEGTVIEVVKGGLIIDIGLRGFLPASLVEMRRVRDLQPYVGQVLEAKIIELDKNRNNVVLSRRAWLEQTQSEVRHGFLTQLQKGQIRKGVVSSIVNFGAFVDLGGVDGLVHVSELSWKHIDHPSEVVTVGDEVTVEVLDVDMDRERVSLSLKATQEDPWQHFARTHQIGQIVPGKVTKLVPFGSFVRVEEGIEGLVHISELAERHVEIPEQVVQVNDDVMVKIIDIDLERRRISLSLKQANETATASDVEEFDPTLYGMAATYDDQGNYVYPDGFDSETGEWLEGFDDQRAVWEEQYAKAHARWEAHVKQQADAKTADAEASEATSYSSVGEVEEGEGDGGSLASDEALQALREKLTGGQA; encoded by the coding sequence TTGACTACCTTTGCTTCTCTCCACGACTACGACGCGCCCCAGGTCGCGATCAACGACATCGGCTCCGAGGCCGACTTCCTGGCGGCCATCGACCTGACGATCAAGTACTTCAACGATGGCGACATCGTCGAGGGCACCATCGTCAAGGTCGACCGCGACGAGGTCCTGCTCGACATCGGCTACAAGACCGAGGGTGTCATCCCCTCGCGCGAGCTCTCGATCAAGCACGACGTCGACCCCTCCGAGGTCGTCTCCGTCGGCGACCTGGTCGAGGCCCTGGTCCTCCAGAAGGAGGACAAGGAAGGCCGCCTGATCCTGTCCAAGAAGCGCGCCCAGTACGAGCGCGCCTGGGGCACCATCGAGCAGGTCAAGGAAGAGGACGGCGTCGTCGAGGGCACCGTCATCGAGGTCGTCAAGGGCGGCCTCATCATCGACATCGGCCTGCGCGGCTTCCTGCCCGCCTCGCTGGTCGAGATGCGCCGCGTGCGCGACCTGCAGCCCTACGTGGGCCAGGTCCTCGAGGCCAAGATCATCGAGCTCGACAAGAACCGCAACAACGTGGTCCTGTCGCGCCGTGCCTGGCTCGAGCAGACCCAGTCCGAGGTCCGCCACGGCTTCCTCACCCAGCTCCAGAAGGGCCAGATCCGCAAGGGTGTCGTGTCCTCGATCGTCAACTTCGGTGCGTTCGTCGACCTCGGCGGCGTCGACGGTCTGGTCCACGTCTCCGAGCTGTCCTGGAAGCACATCGACCACCCGTCCGAGGTCGTCACGGTCGGCGACGAGGTCACCGTCGAGGTGCTCGACGTCGACATGGACCGCGAGCGCGTCTCGCTGTCGCTGAAGGCGACCCAGGAGGACCCCTGGCAGCACTTCGCCCGCACCCACCAGATCGGTCAGATCGTGCCGGGCAAGGTCACCAAGCTGGTGCCCTTCGGCTCGTTCGTCCGCGTCGAGGAGGGCATCGAGGGCCTGGTGCACATCTCCGAGCTGGCCGAGCGCCACGTGGAGATCCCCGAGCAGGTCGTCCAGGTCAACGACGACGTCATGGTCAAGATCATCGACATCGACCTCGAGCGTCGCCGGATCTCGCTGTCGCTCAAGCAGGCCAACGAGACCGCGACCGCCTCCGACGTCGAGGAGTTCGACCCCACGCTCTACGGCATGGCGGCGACCTACGACGACCAGGGCAACTACGTCTACCCCGACGGCTTCGACTCCGAGACCGGCGAGTGGCTCGAGGGCTTCGACGACCAGCGCGCGGTGTGGGAGGAGCAGTACGCCAAGGCGCACGCTCGCTGGGAGGCCCACGTCAAGCAGCAGGCCGACGCCAAGACCGCCGACGCCGAGGCCAGCGAGGCCACGTCGTACTCCTCCGTCGGCGAGGTCGAGGAGGGCGAGGGCGACGGCGGTTCGCTCGCCTCCGACGAGGCCCTGCAGGCGCTGCGCGAGAAGCTCACCGGCGGCCAGGCCTGA
- a CDS encoding DUF3068 domain-containing protein — MRKALGFVLFGLGAALLAIGLVAAIWAPGRVKQTPVDVDTTTRLEGTAAKLDAATGELSAPRPIKIYSLTQTDSKVSDDKVVAFVNTQCVVFSDQGDIPDCGPPTEQGADTDPRVVDIGIDRFTTDRVTAEGVPSKGYIDGAVDHVGLVNKFPFDSKKRDYPYWDGATGKAWPAKFVEAVDLKGLPTYHYQVVIKDQPAEVTEGTEGTYSQTVDIYVEPKTGAVVQQIQDQQRYLADGTQVLDLKAQFTDKQVQTSVDDADDNIASLTLITRTIPLIGIIAGLLLILAGAVLAVLARRREEVDVPGARRREPVPA; from the coding sequence GTGCGCAAAGCTCTTGGATTCGTGTTGTTCGGATTGGGTGCAGCACTGCTCGCCATCGGTCTCGTCGCCGCCATCTGGGCCCCCGGTCGGGTCAAGCAGACGCCGGTGGACGTCGACACCACGACCCGTCTCGAGGGGACGGCCGCCAAGCTCGACGCCGCGACCGGCGAGCTCAGCGCGCCACGACCGATCAAGATCTACAGCCTGACCCAGACCGACAGCAAGGTCTCCGACGACAAGGTGGTGGCCTTCGTCAACACCCAGTGCGTGGTCTTCTCCGACCAGGGGGACATCCCCGACTGCGGACCCCCGACCGAGCAGGGCGCCGACACCGACCCCCGGGTGGTCGACATCGGGATCGACCGGTTCACCACCGACCGGGTGACCGCCGAGGGCGTCCCCAGCAAGGGCTACATCGACGGCGCGGTCGACCACGTGGGCTTGGTCAACAAGTTCCCGTTCGACAGCAAGAAGCGCGACTACCCCTACTGGGACGGGGCGACCGGGAAGGCGTGGCCCGCGAAGTTCGTCGAGGCCGTCGACCTCAAGGGACTGCCCACCTACCACTACCAGGTGGTCATCAAGGACCAGCCGGCCGAGGTGACCGAGGGCACCGAGGGCACCTACAGCCAGACGGTCGACATCTACGTCGAGCCCAAGACCGGGGCGGTGGTGCAGCAGATCCAGGACCAGCAGCGCTACCTCGCCGACGGCACCCAGGTCCTCGACCTCAAGGCCCAGTTCACCGACAAGCAGGTCCAGACCAGCGTGGACGACGCCGACGACAACATCGCCAGCCTCACCCTGATCACCCGGACGATCCCGCTGATCGGCATCATCGCCGGTCTCCTCCTCATCCTGGCCGGCGCGGTGCTGGCGGTCCTGGCCCGCCGTCGCGAGGAGGTCGACGTGCCCGGCGCCCGGCGCCGCGAGCCCGTCCCTGCCTGA
- a CDS encoding phosphotransferase family protein — MTDFASLEPLEGGWSGETFVARVGEGSAAERQVVRIHVRDPDRAAVDAALLRLVRGLVPVAEVLEVRPAVGGMPALLVTSFLPGVRGDLLLPDLDDAGLVAVGRQVGDLVATLGGMPLVRPGRFVGPDLAIEPWDLPDGLPGWVETHLPALAHWSYDEKAALGDLAADAQELLDTVARTCLVHSDLNPKNLLLDPTTLEVTALLDWEFAHAGHPFTDLGNVLRFEGDGPWQPYADAVLAAYHERRGTPPGEARALARAADLWALVDLAARRGANPVAERADDLLRAMVRSFDTVVPGA; from the coding sequence GTGACCGACTTCGCGTCGCTGGAGCCGCTCGAGGGCGGCTGGTCGGGCGAGACCTTCGTGGCCCGGGTGGGGGAGGGGAGCGCGGCCGAGCGCCAGGTCGTGCGCATCCACGTCCGCGACCCCGACCGCGCCGCGGTCGACGCGGCGCTCCTGCGCCTGGTGCGGGGGCTGGTGCCGGTGGCCGAGGTGCTCGAGGTGCGCCCCGCCGTGGGCGGGATGCCGGCGCTGCTGGTGACGTCGTTCCTGCCCGGCGTGCGCGGCGACCTGCTGCTTCCCGATCTCGACGACGCGGGGCTGGTCGCGGTCGGCCGGCAGGTCGGCGACCTGGTCGCCACCCTGGGCGGGATGCCGCTCGTGCGTCCCGGAAGGTTCGTCGGGCCCGACCTGGCGATCGAGCCGTGGGACCTCCCCGACGGCCTGCCGGGGTGGGTGGAGACGCACCTCCCGGCCCTCGCGCACTGGTCCTACGACGAGAAGGCGGCGCTGGGGGACCTGGCCGCCGACGCCCAGGAGCTGCTCGACACCGTCGCGCGCACCTGCCTGGTGCACAGCGACCTCAACCCCAAGAACCTGCTGCTGGACCCCACGACCCTCGAGGTCACCGCGCTGCTCGACTGGGAGTTCGCCCACGCCGGCCACCCCTTCACCGACCTGGGCAACGTGCTCCGCTTCGAGGGCGACGGGCCCTGGCAGCCCTACGCGGACGCCGTCCTGGCGGCCTACCACGAGCGCCGCGGTACGCCGCCGGGCGAGGCCCGCGCCCTGGCCCGGGCCGCCGACCTGTGGGCGCTGGTCGACCTCGCGGCCCGGCGCGGGGCCAACCCGGTCGCCGAGCGGGCCGACGACCTGCTGCGCGCCATGGTGCGAAGTTTCGACACCGTCGTACCCGGCGCGTAG
- a CDS encoding DUF58 domain-containing protein translates to MRERLGSLRSTLSATVGAAVTTTGWTVIGLGVVSGVAGVGGGYVELRLVAVLCALVLLSGAVLLLDRARVETRLELRPPSTVAGRPGRAVLRVTSRGRRPLRHRVVSVPVRRADREDRTLVRLPVLRSGQTHEQQIVLPATERGIVEVGPVGSRRTDPLGLFVRHTRWSGVADLAVRPRTIEIESIAPGHVPDHDGSPSERVSMSDLAFHALREYVPGDDLRHVHWRSSARAGVLHVRQYHDTRRSSVVVVVDRHQAAYPRAQDFELALSIAASVVVRLDEEGYAVTFSCGPDLAAESVDAVLDVSCRAVLGPDDLQESTVAAHRSAPQSSQLVLVSGVHADPARLGACRSVFADDVRFLGLTTGRLPGEALDEPPGEVGQGTLRMARVRRLVELPGVLADGAFADAP, encoded by the coding sequence GTGCGTGAGCGACTCGGCTCCCTGCGCTCGACGCTGAGCGCGACGGTGGGTGCTGCCGTGACGACCACCGGGTGGACCGTCATCGGCCTGGGCGTGGTGTCGGGGGTGGCCGGGGTCGGGGGTGGCTACGTCGAGCTGCGCCTGGTCGCGGTGCTCTGCGCGCTCGTCCTGCTGTCCGGGGCGGTGCTGCTGCTCGACCGGGCCCGCGTCGAGACCCGACTGGAGCTCCGGCCCCCGTCGACGGTCGCCGGGCGCCCCGGACGCGCGGTCCTGCGCGTGACCAGCCGGGGCCGCCGGCCCCTGCGGCACCGGGTGGTCAGCGTCCCGGTACGCCGCGCCGACCGGGAGGACCGCACCCTGGTCCGCCTGCCGGTGCTGCGCAGTGGGCAGACGCACGAGCAGCAGATCGTCCTGCCCGCCACCGAGCGCGGGATCGTGGAGGTCGGGCCGGTGGGCTCGCGGCGCACCGACCCGCTCGGACTGTTCGTGCGCCACACCCGGTGGTCGGGCGTCGCCGACCTCGCGGTGCGCCCGCGCACGATCGAGATCGAGTCGATCGCCCCCGGCCACGTGCCCGACCACGACGGCAGCCCCAGCGAGCGGGTGTCGATGAGCGACCTGGCCTTCCACGCCCTGCGCGAGTACGTCCCCGGTGACGACCTGAGGCACGTGCACTGGCGCTCCTCGGCCCGCGCCGGCGTGCTCCACGTCCGCCAGTACCACGACACCCGACGCAGCAGCGTGGTCGTCGTCGTCGACCGCCACCAGGCCGCCTACCCCCGCGCCCAGGACTTCGAGCTGGCCCTGTCGATCGCGGCGTCGGTCGTCGTGCGCCTCGACGAGGAGGGGTACGCCGTCACCTTCTCGTGCGGGCCCGACCTCGCCGCGGAGTCCGTGGACGCGGTGCTCGACGTCAGCTGCCGCGCCGTGCTCGGGCCCGACGACCTGCAGGAGAGCACGGTGGCCGCCCACCGGTCGGCCCCGCAGTCGAGCCAGCTCGTGCTGGTGTCCGGCGTGCACGCCGACCCCGCGCGGCTCGGTGCCTGCCGCTCGGTCTTCGCCGACGACGTCCGGTTCCTCGGCCTGACGACCGGGCGGCTGCCCGGTGAGGCCCTCGACGAGCCGCCCGGCGAGGTCGGCCAGGGGACCCTGCGGATGGCGCGGGTACGCCGGCTGGTGGAGCTGCCCGGTGTCCTGGCGGACGGCGCGTTCGCGGACGCACCGTGA
- a CDS encoding class I SAM-dependent methyltransferase, producing MSVPDPLAPDSRHHAPLPDSTRSQRREVDEEESRRANGPDWDAYADEYQATHGAFLGDAGFVWGPEGLTEAEARVLGDVAGKDVLEVGSGAGQCSRWVRTRGGRAVGLDLSWRQLQHSRRIDDDTGVVVPSVQGTATDLPFADATYDVVFCSFGALQFVSDIELAVAEAARVLRPGGRFAFSITHPTRWAFADDPSEAGLVASQSYWDRTPYVEFDSDTGRVSYVEHHRTLGDWVALLAGAGFRLHTLLEPEWPEGHDRVWGGWSAVRGKYLPGTAVLAADRG from the coding sequence GTGAGCGTTCCCGACCCGCTGGCGCCCGACTCGCGACATCACGCCCCGCTCCCGGACTCGACCCGGTCGCAGCGTCGCGAGGTCGACGAGGAGGAGTCCCGGCGCGCCAACGGCCCCGACTGGGACGCCTACGCCGACGAGTACCAGGCGACCCACGGCGCGTTCCTCGGCGACGCCGGGTTCGTCTGGGGTCCCGAGGGGCTGACCGAGGCCGAGGCACGCGTGCTGGGCGACGTCGCCGGCAAGGACGTGCTCGAGGTCGGCTCGGGTGCCGGGCAGTGCTCGCGCTGGGTCCGGACCCGGGGCGGTCGCGCCGTGGGGCTGGACCTGTCGTGGCGTCAGCTGCAGCACTCCCGCCGCATCGACGACGACACCGGGGTGGTGGTCCCCTCGGTCCAGGGCACCGCCACCGACCTGCCCTTCGCCGACGCGACGTACGACGTCGTCTTCTGCAGCTTCGGGGCGCTGCAGTTCGTCAGCGACATCGAGCTCGCGGTGGCCGAGGCCGCCCGCGTGCTGCGCCCGGGCGGTCGCTTCGCGTTCTCCATCACCCACCCCACGCGCTGGGCGTTCGCCGACGACCCCTCCGAGGCCGGCCTGGTCGCGAGCCAGTCCTACTGGGACCGCACGCCGTACGTCGAGTTCGACTCCGACACCGGCCGGGTGTCCTACGTCGAGCACCACCGCACGCTCGGCGACTGGGTGGCGCTGCTGGCGGGTGCGGGGTTCCGGCTCCACACGCTGCTGGAGCCCGAGTGGCCCGAGGGTCACGACCGGGTCTGGGGCGGCTGGTCGGCCGTGCGCGGCAAGTACCTGCCGGGCACGGCCGTCCTCGCCGCAGACCGGGGCTGA